A region of Bacillota bacterium DNA encodes the following proteins:
- a CDS encoding UvrD-helicase domain-containing protein yields the protein MEAEWTDEQRAAIGGAGSTVVGAAAGSGKTAVLVARFLRLLDRGLEPEHVAAVTFTERAGAELRLRLRQELARRGDPRSHELAERFAERAWVGTIHSLAARLLRQAPLEAGLVPGFRVLDEDEAAILRRKAAVEALHAAVGTDAETASAVAELGPERTLEWLLESLALLGRERSTPAEARRQTLAALEERRRQAGRLAGELVATVDGLLALPRRDLPSASRERLERLEALAPTLGRLAERLASPEAGPDGPAGLLEAARRLAAGSVARPLQAGMRRLRELAEELEGLAGDLIWMGLAPGFLSALEAVDEAYARSKAEREAVDFDDLLVRALQLLERRAAAGAPPPFRAVLVDEFQDTDRLQWSFFRLLTGWPARGELYLVGDAKQSIYRFRGADVRVFAAASRELEQAGGRRLALPHNFRSEPRLIAFVNRLFARLLADGGDGVVFEAARPARPAAPEAEGEGEPRLLFLLLEPPAEPLPQAERSRREARHWTAAILRVVRSGRPLVRRDAASPEGRPPRYGDFAVLARALGDLLPWQEALREAGVPFVVGAGRGYFQREEVRDLLRLVRWLRNPADELALAALLRSPFFAVSDAGITWLVRARDRLREAGEPAATLWHALEAGTALRDPGLAEDDRRGLAEAQRHLTTWLEELPRRPLSGLLEEALVESGYLATFEPFADSGRRLANVEAFLGRVASLEARGLVTPEEVSEELEALLAMDRQGEPAPQAEAADAVHLLTVHAAKGLEFPWVILPRLERSLHGGRRAGPLYRREAGLALPLQAAGEQSLYGRLKAEERKAAVAEEKRLLYVAMTRARDYLWLSASPSGRGHGPDTARHPDSMQSWFEWLWWALELGAGDPLPSERRLEDPVTGVVATVRLSRLEPEAEPAPPGGPVRPEPVVPAAAAPAPAPPATDRAPEQPDRRQPLPVTALNVWHRCPRLFYYLYVRGWPEPPAPSEAGPRGDARGPSRAGLLSGTERGALVHAVLEALPAAPGAGGGPVLREVIRRQARLLGLAEEGVQAELPRMEAELQRYLDSPGFLEQAEAERAGRLWRELPLVARAGGWLLSGRLDRAWINDRGRLVVLDFKTDRLRPGEEERALEGYAYQLAAYARMAPEALEAPLERVEVAWLASGGRTLLPSDGAVLRRAGEGLDALLERLGEARTADDYPGRAASCPGCGFRPVCPAAAPSSG from the coding sequence GTGGAAGCCGAGTGGACGGATGAGCAGCGCGCCGCCATCGGCGGCGCGGGCAGCACGGTGGTCGGGGCCGCTGCCGGATCGGGGAAGACGGCGGTGCTGGTCGCCCGCTTCCTCCGCCTGCTCGACCGGGGGCTGGAACCCGAGCATGTGGCGGCCGTCACCTTCACCGAGCGCGCCGGCGCCGAGCTGCGCCTCCGCCTCCGCCAGGAGCTGGCCCGGCGCGGCGACCCGCGCTCGCACGAGCTGGCGGAGCGCTTCGCCGAGCGCGCCTGGGTGGGCACCATCCACAGTCTGGCCGCGCGTCTCCTCCGCCAGGCTCCGCTGGAAGCGGGACTGGTTCCGGGCTTCCGCGTGCTGGACGAGGACGAGGCGGCGATCCTACGCAGGAAGGCGGCCGTCGAGGCGCTCCACGCCGCCGTGGGCACAGACGCCGAGACCGCCTCCGCGGTGGCGGAACTGGGGCCGGAGCGGACGCTGGAGTGGCTCCTGGAGAGCCTGGCGCTGCTCGGCCGGGAGCGGAGCACGCCCGCCGAGGCGCGGCGGCAGACGCTGGCCGCCCTGGAGGAGCGCCGGCGGCAGGCCGGACGGCTCGCGGGCGAGCTCGTCGCCACCGTGGACGGGCTGCTGGCGCTGCCTCGCCGCGACCTGCCATCCGCCAGCCGGGAGCGCCTCGAGCGTCTGGAGGCGCTGGCGCCGACGCTGGGGCGGCTGGCCGAGCGCCTGGCCTCGCCCGAAGCCGGCCCCGACGGTCCGGCCGGGCTGCTGGAGGCCGCCCGCCGCCTCGCCGCCGGCTCGGTGGCACGCCCCCTGCAGGCGGGCATGCGGCGCCTGCGCGAGCTCGCGGAGGAGCTGGAGGGCCTCGCCGGCGACCTGATCTGGATGGGGTTGGCGCCCGGCTTCCTGTCGGCGCTGGAGGCGGTGGACGAGGCCTATGCCCGTTCCAAGGCGGAGCGCGAGGCGGTGGACTTCGACGACCTGCTGGTGCGCGCGCTACAGCTCCTCGAGCGACGCGCCGCCGCGGGCGCGCCGCCGCCTTTTCGCGCCGTCCTGGTCGACGAGTTCCAGGACACCGACCGCCTCCAGTGGTCCTTTTTCCGCCTGCTGACGGGCTGGCCGGCGCGGGGCGAGCTCTACCTGGTGGGCGACGCCAAGCAGTCCATCTACCGCTTCCGCGGCGCCGACGTGCGCGTCTTCGCCGCCGCCTCGCGCGAGCTGGAGCAAGCCGGCGGGCGGCGCCTCGCCCTGCCGCACAACTTCCGCAGCGAGCCGCGCCTCATCGCCTTCGTCAACCGGCTCTTCGCCCGCCTCCTGGCCGACGGCGGCGACGGCGTGGTCTTCGAGGCAGCCCGTCCCGCCCGTCCGGCCGCGCCGGAGGCGGAGGGGGAGGGGGAGCCGCGGCTGCTCTTTCTCCTGCTGGAACCGCCCGCGGAGCCGCTCCCGCAGGCGGAGAGGAGCCGCCGCGAGGCGCGCCACTGGACGGCCGCCATCCTCCGCGTGGTGCGGTCCGGCCGCCCGCTGGTGCGCCGCGATGCGGCCTCCCCGGAGGGACGGCCGCCGCGCTACGGCGACTTCGCCGTGCTGGCGCGCGCCCTGGGCGACCTCCTTCCCTGGCAGGAAGCGCTGCGCGAGGCGGGTGTCCCCTTCGTGGTGGGGGCGGGACGCGGCTACTTCCAGCGCGAGGAGGTGCGCGACCTGCTCCGCCTCGTCCGCTGGCTGCGCAACCCGGCCGACGAGCTGGCGCTGGCGGCGCTGCTCCGCTCGCCCTTCTTCGCCGTCAGCGACGCCGGCATCACCTGGCTGGTCCGGGCCCGCGACCGGCTGCGCGAGGCGGGAGAGCCCGCCGCCACGCTCTGGCACGCGCTGGAGGCGGGCACGGCGCTGCGCGACCCCGGCCTCGCCGAGGACGACCGCCGGGGGCTGGCCGAGGCACAGCGCCACCTGACGACCTGGCTGGAAGAGCTGCCGCGCCGCCCCCTCTCCGGCCTGCTGGAGGAGGCGCTGGTCGAATCGGGCTACCTCGCCACCTTCGAGCCCTTCGCCGACAGCGGCCGCCGCCTGGCCAACGTGGAGGCCTTCCTGGGGCGCGTGGCCTCGCTGGAGGCGCGCGGCCTGGTGACGCCGGAGGAGGTGTCGGAGGAGCTGGAGGCGCTCCTGGCGATGGACCGCCAGGGCGAACCGGCACCCCAGGCCGAGGCCGCCGATGCCGTCCACCTGCTGACCGTCCATGCCGCCAAGGGCCTGGAATTCCCCTGGGTGATCCTGCCCCGCCTCGAGCGCTCCCTGCACGGCGGTCGCCGCGCGGGCCCGCTCTACCGCCGCGAGGCGGGCCTCGCGCTGCCCCTGCAGGCGGCGGGCGAGCAGAGCCTCTACGGCCGGCTGAAGGCGGAGGAGCGAAAGGCCGCCGTGGCGGAGGAGAAGCGCCTGCTCTACGTGGCCATGACGCGCGCGCGCGACTACCTCTGGCTCAGCGCGTCGCCCTCCGGCCGCGGCCACGGCCCCGACACGGCCCGCCATCCCGACTCCATGCAGAGTTGGTTCGAGTGGCTCTGGTGGGCGCTGGAGCTGGGCGCGGGCGATCCCCTCCCCTCCGAGCGCAGGCTGGAGGACCCCGTCACCGGGGTCGTCGCCACCGTCCGCCTCAGCCGCCTGGAGCCGGAGGCGGAACCGGCCCCCCCGGGGGGACCGGTCCGGCCGGAGCCGGTCGTCCCGGCCGCGGCCGCTCCCGCCCCGGCCCCGCCCGCGACGGACCGGGCCCCGGAGCAGCCGGACCGCCGCCAGCCGCTGCCCGTGACGGCGCTCAACGTCTGGCACCGCTGCCCCCGGCTCTTCTACTACCTCTACGTGCGCGGCTGGCCGGAACCCCCGGCGCCCTCGGAGGCCGGCCCGAGGGGTGACGCGCGGGGACCGTCGCGGGCCGGCCTCCTCTCCGGCACCGAGCGCGGCGCGCTGGTCCACGCCGTGCTGGAGGCGCTCCCGGCCGCCCCCGGCGCCGGCGGAGGGCCGGTCCTGCGGGAGGTGATCCGCCGCCAGGCCCGGCTTCTCGGTCTGGCGGAGGAAGGTGTGCAGGCCGAACTCCCCCGGATGGAGGCGGAGCTGCAGCGCTACCTCGACTCGCCCGGCTTCCTGGAGCAGGCGGAGGCGGAGCGGGCCGGCCGGCTCTGGCGCGAGCTGCCGCTGGTCGCCCGGGCGGGAGGATGGCTGCTCAGCGGGCGCCTGGACCGGGCCTGGATCAACGACCGGGGGCGGCTGGTCGTCCTGGACTTCAAGACCGATCGCCTCCGTCCCGGCGAGGAGGAGCGGGCGCTGGAAGGGTACGCCTACCAGCTGGCCGCCTACGCGCGCATGGCGCCGGAGGCGCTGGAGGCGCCGCTGGAACGGGTGGAGGTGGCCTGGCTGGCCAGCGGCGGGAGGACGCTCCTGCCGTCGGACGGAGCCGTTCTCCGCCGCGCGGGCGAAGGGCTGGACGCCCTGCTGGAAAGGCTCGGCGAGGCGCGGACGGCCGACGACTACCCCGGTCGCGCCGCCTCCTGCCCGGGCTGCGGCTTCCGGCCGGTCTGCCCCGCCGCCGCTCCGTCTTCCGGCTGA
- a CDS encoding phosphatidylglycerophosphatase A: protein MRALAEAWLARRGVTLEAVAELVLELQAKYVPGLTLEACRESVERVLEKREVQNAIFTGIALDELAERGRIAQPLGAMLRRDDSLYGIDEVLALSITNVYGSIGLTNFGYLDKTKPGVIGRINNDTRHVNTFLDDLVSALAAAAAARIAHAARDGDRPRSDGL, encoded by the coding sequence ATGCGGGCGCTGGCCGAGGCTTGGCTCGCCCGCCGGGGCGTCACCCTGGAGGCCGTCGCCGAGCTGGTACTCGAGCTTCAGGCCAAGTATGTCCCGGGTCTCACCCTGGAGGCCTGCCGGGAGAGCGTGGAGCGCGTCCTGGAGAAGCGTGAGGTGCAGAATGCCATCTTCACCGGCATCGCCCTGGACGAGCTGGCCGAACGCGGCCGGATCGCCCAGCCCCTGGGGGCCATGCTCCGCCGCGACGACTCGCTCTACGGCATCGACGAGGTCTTGGCCCTCTCCATCACCAACGTCTACGGGTCCATCGGCCTGACCAACTTCGGCTACCTCGACAAGACCAAGCCCGGCGTGATCGGCCGCATCAACAACGACACCCGACACGTCAACACCTTCCTCGACGACCTGGTCTCGGCCCTGGCGGCGGCGGCGGCCGCCCGCATCGCCCACGCCGCGCGCGACGGCGATCGGCCGCGAAGCGACGGTCTCTGA
- a CDS encoding radical SAM protein — MAELTLSIKPDTLTLSRDHRRIVAFDREGRWTTLFLDGVVYQRGLSGQVVEKAVTEEDGASRKRLRALSPGERARLAGVTAELAGEAQRQLEHGDGQLRWELPPRVAHLLREAALPPEELARPWLERALAWDERRLEEDVRRFLEVYQPVSILPPDQYRAVYLQATTGCSYNKCAFCDLYRDRPFAAKTVDEFRRHVAAVRRFLGGTALGRRTLFLGDGNALMAPTDRLLHWMAEASSVFPLAPGATAAERIRYVESHPGTYEGFYVFQDLFHTREKSVAELEALAAAGLRRVYLGVETGSEALSRFLHKPGRPSYALQAVRNLHRAGLAVGLILLLGAGGEAYAEEHVSATAELINQMELGPEDLIYYSPIVEIPGLPYQRAMDAQSIRRLDEAELEEQRRRLDEAIRAPRWPRGPRRSLYDLREFVY; from the coding sequence ATGGCGGAACTGACGCTGAGCATCAAGCCGGACACGCTCACCCTGAGCCGGGATCACCGGCGCATCGTCGCCTTCGATCGCGAGGGGCGGTGGACCACCCTCTTCCTCGACGGCGTCGTCTACCAGCGCGGCCTCTCGGGCCAGGTCGTAGAGAAGGCCGTCACCGAGGAGGACGGTGCCTCCCGCAAGCGCCTGCGCGCGCTCTCGCCCGGCGAGCGGGCCCGCCTGGCCGGGGTGACGGCCGAGCTGGCCGGGGAGGCGCAGCGCCAGCTGGAGCACGGCGACGGACAGCTGCGCTGGGAGCTGCCCCCGCGCGTGGCGCACCTCCTGCGCGAGGCCGCCCTGCCGCCGGAGGAGCTGGCGCGGCCCTGGCTGGAGCGGGCGCTGGCGTGGGACGAGAGGCGGCTGGAGGAGGACGTGCGGCGCTTCCTGGAGGTCTACCAGCCTGTCTCCATCCTGCCGCCGGACCAGTACCGGGCGGTCTACCTGCAGGCGACCACTGGCTGCTCGTACAACAAGTGCGCCTTCTGCGACCTCTACCGCGACCGGCCCTTCGCCGCCAAGACGGTGGACGAGTTCCGCCGCCACGTGGCGGCGGTGCGCCGCTTCCTGGGCGGCACGGCGCTGGGCCGGCGGACGCTCTTCCTCGGCGACGGCAACGCGTTGATGGCGCCCACGGATCGGCTCCTCCACTGGATGGCGGAGGCGTCCTCCGTCTTCCCGCTGGCGCCGGGTGCCACGGCGGCCGAGCGCATCCGCTACGTGGAGAGCCATCCCGGCACCTACGAAGGGTTCTACGTCTTTCAAGACCTCTTCCACACGCGCGAGAAGTCGGTGGCGGAGCTGGAGGCGCTGGCGGCGGCAGGCCTGCGCCGCGTCTACCTGGGTGTGGAGACCGGGAGCGAGGCGCTCAGCCGCTTCCTGCACAAACCCGGGAGGCCCTCCTACGCCCTGCAGGCGGTGCGCAACCTCCACCGCGCCGGCTTGGCCGTGGGGCTGATCCTCCTCCTCGGCGCCGGGGGCGAGGCCTACGCCGAGGAGCACGTGTCGGCGACGGCGGAGCTGATCAACCAGATGGAGCTGGGGCCGGAGGACCTGATCTACTACTCGCCCATCGTCGAAATCCCGGGCCTTCCCTACCAGCGGGCCATGGACGCCCAGTCGATCCGGCGGCTGGACGAGGCCGAGCTGGAGGAGCAGCGCCGGCGACTGGACGAGGCCATTCGCGCACCGCGCTGGCCGCGCGGACCGCGCCGTTCCCTCTACGACCTGCGCGAGTTCGTCTATTAG